The proteins below come from a single Elgaria multicarinata webbii isolate HBS135686 ecotype San Diego chromosome 11, rElgMul1.1.pri, whole genome shotgun sequence genomic window:
- the KRT23 gene encoding keratin, type I cytoskeletal 23, with amino-acid sequence MSCSQGIYHFSSGSLRGAAGYGFTHMGDPYRASSFHGESSSTHIPMSFGGPIWLASDAGAGWGGFGGSHGNLFMGRNEKQTMQELNERLAAYLDKVRSLEKANTQLEGCIREWHKKRSHSAQHDFKDYEQNILDMHERIETGRVTNAGIVLQIDNAKMATEDFRLKYETEKALRQCVQDDVENIRKELDNMTIIITDLEMEIEGLREDNILKKKEHEEDMQAHGSSKELKVNVKVKTTPQEDLAKVLAGIRADYEAIIEKNRQSLDAWFQQQIASESQEESPNQDQLQSSRKEIHELNRTLQTLEIDFQTQLNKKFALENNLDETTSRYAFQLQSIQHLISKCEEELSQLRYDIKSQSNQYKVLLGIKTRLEKEISTYRQLLEGKVDGMTDSNSSFREPTNKNLKKIVQETVNGQVVSTHTAEIKRQV; translated from the exons ATGAGCTGCAGCCAAGGCATCTACCACTTTTCTTCCGGATCTCTCAGGGGTGCTGCAGGATATGGCTTCACACATATGGGAGATCCCTACAGAGCTTCCAGTTTCCACGGAGAAAGTAGCAGTACACACATTCCCATGTCCTTTGGAGGACCCATCTGGCTGGCCTCTGATGCAGGAGCAGGTTGGGGAGGCTTTGGTGGGAGCCATGGGAACCTCTTCATGGGAAGAAACGAGAAGCAGACCATGCAGGAGTTGAACGAACGCTTGGCTGCCTACCTGGACAAGGTGCGTTCTCTGGAGAAGGCCAACACTCAGCTAGAGGGCTGCATCCGGGAGTGGCACAAGAAGAGGTCTCACAGCGCCCAGCATGACTTCAAGGATTACGAGCAAAACATCTTAGACATGCATGAGCGG ATCGAGACTGGACGGGTAACCAATGCAGGCATCGTGCTGCAAATTGACAATGCTAAGATGGCAACTGAGGACTTCAGGCTCAA ATATGAGACAGAAAAAGCTCTTCGTCAATGTGTGCAGGATGATGTTGAGAACATTCGTAAGGAACTCGACAACATGACAATCATAATAACAGACCTGGAAATGGAGATTGAAGGTCTGCGAGAAGATAATATACTCAAGAAGAAAGAACATGAGGAG GATATGCAAGCACATGGCTCTTCCAAGGAACTGAAGGTGAACGTGAAGGTGAAAACAACTCCACAAGAAGATCTGGCCAAGGTCCTGGCAGGGATAAGAGCAGATTATGAAGCAATTATTGAAAAGAACCGCCAAAGTCTGGATGCCTGGTTCCAACAACAG ATTGCAAGTGAATCACAGGAAGAAAGCCCCAACCAGGATCAACTACAAAGCAGCCGGAAGGAAATCCATGAGCTGAATCGCACACTGCAAACCCTAGAAATTGATTTTCAGACACAGCTTAACAAG AAATTCGCCCTAGAAAACAACTTGGATGAAACCACGTCTCGCTACGCCTTCCAACTTCAAAGCATCCAACACTTAATTTCCAAATGTGAAGAAGAACTCAGCCAACTTCGCTATGACATCAAGTCTCAAAGTAACCAGTACAAGGTGCTCCTTGGAATAAAAACCCGGCTGGAGAAGGAGATTTCTACTTATCGCCAGCTTCTGGAGGGAAAAGTTGATGG GATGACAGACTCCAATTCAAGCTTTAGAG AACCAACCAACAAAAATCTAAAGAAAATTGTGCAGGAGACGGTGAATGGACAGGTAGTTTCCACACATACCGCTGAGATCAAACGGCAGGTGTGA